A window of the Bdellovibrio sp. ZAP7 genome harbors these coding sequences:
- a CDS encoding lysophospholipid acyltransferase family protein: MMNFLQKPNEKIFGLKNLDKDTLIFRVLPRFLLEILRKYFRMEILGAENIPRRGACVIAPNHSGYSGFDAFLLGHIVQQEGKRVPRVLTHHFWFLTETTAIPAHKMGFTEATYENGVNSLKKGNAIVLFPEGEAGNFKPTSKRYQLQEFKRGFVRMALETQSPIVPVVILGAEETHINLKKLKFTKFLKGSVIPLPLNIIPLPAKWRIRFLEPIHLPYKPEAVEDAELVHEIAQDIQEKMQAAIEEEIHKRGNPFL, from the coding sequence ATGATGAATTTCTTGCAGAAACCCAACGAAAAAATCTTCGGATTGAAGAACCTCGACAAGGACACCTTAATCTTTCGAGTGCTGCCCCGTTTTCTGCTTGAGATCCTTCGCAAATACTTCCGTATGGAAATTTTAGGGGCCGAAAATATTCCCCGCCGTGGTGCCTGCGTGATTGCTCCTAATCACTCGGGATACTCTGGATTCGATGCTTTTTTGCTTGGGCACATCGTGCAACAAGAAGGTAAACGCGTTCCAAGGGTTTTGACTCATCATTTTTGGTTTTTAACAGAAACGACCGCTATCCCCGCTCACAAAATGGGTTTCACGGAAGCGACTTATGAAAACGGCGTGAACTCCCTAAAAAAAGGAAATGCCATCGTTCTTTTTCCGGAGGGCGAAGCCGGAAATTTTAAACCGACTTCGAAACGCTATCAATTGCAGGAGTTCAAACGCGGTTTCGTGCGTATGGCTTTAGAAACCCAAAGCCCCATTGTTCCGGTGGTGATTTTGGGAGCTGAAGAAACTCATATCAATCTTAAGAAGCTTAAATTCACCAAATTCCTAAAAGGCTCGGTGATTCCACTGCCTTTGAATATCATCCCGTTGCCAGCAAAATGGCGCATTCGTTTCTTGGAACCGATTCACCTGCCTTACAAACCGGAAGCGGTTGAAGACGCTGAATTGGTGCATGAAATTGCCCAGGATATTCAGGAGAAAATGCAGGCAGCGATCGAAGAAGAAATCCACAAACGCGGAAATCCATTCCTATAG
- a CDS encoding flagellar brake protein produces MQLGQNIFKKVPVSEKKFLFRELAHDKIQVSVKGDDDSFFNLIAVQTERDEDLLCHHTSNSKMFTKNQSVVVNFMFKNERYFFRTDLVFSTGWAHLRIDGDLFQLQRRANARIDLPQKYDGVFNLMQHNAQKFFIDCKILDISAGGVRVAMANDIPAFKEGDNIRGTVRLGIRRPIEFELEVRFSSSKDGIQTAGMQFKNVDTRMESRLLSLMVDLQREIFIKYPSQK; encoded by the coding sequence ATGCAGCTAGGTCAAAATATCTTTAAGAAAGTTCCAGTCTCGGAAAAGAAATTTCTTTTTCGAGAGTTGGCTCATGACAAGATTCAAGTCTCCGTTAAGGGCGATGACGATTCGTTTTTCAATTTGATCGCCGTGCAAACGGAAAGAGACGAAGATCTTCTTTGTCATCACACTTCCAATTCTAAAATGTTCACTAAAAACCAATCGGTTGTGGTGAACTTTATGTTTAAAAATGAGCGCTACTTTTTCCGCACGGATCTGGTGTTTTCCACGGGTTGGGCGCACCTAAGAATTGACGGGGATTTGTTTCAACTACAAAGGCGCGCCAATGCCCGCATTGATCTTCCGCAGAAATACGACGGCGTTTTCAATCTTATGCAGCATAACGCGCAAAAGTTTTTCATCGATTGCAAAATTTTGGATATCAGCGCTGGTGGTGTGCGTGTGGCCATGGCGAATGACATTCCTGCATTTAAAGAAGGCGATAATATTCGCGGCACTGTGCGCTTGGGAATTCGTCGTCCGATTGAATTTGAATTGGAAGTGCGTTTTTCTTCCAGCAAAGATGGAATTCAAACCGCCGGAATGCAGTTTAAAAACGTCGACACTCGTATGGAAAGCCGTCTGCTAAGTCTTATGGTGGATTTGCAGCGAGAGATTTTCATTAAGTATCCGTCACAGAAATAA
- a CDS encoding DUF6635 family protein, with product MKNAEKNVFLGAIDEILEEHFEQKKNEVPVFVSRHFSLGEALKIQRQSVLLDLIFYPLNALWAIPFLTAKKGIEIADKLGWSQGNSLIKKVPAGFKTRYQKVSERILLDELLASSQDEVFQKLQNQLQLESHFSDAELTQIKRKITDLYKEEVDKFSSAQVLVTDLITTVLSLCVGKMFFNDGGLGVTGMGSKIARNVANKDAADHFVFGKKLGSAFYNVFPVAPTQTQVVAATLGVGVLLTVCSIAVAVFSDPLRKALGIQDYKLTSLVQSLEQNLYVLLKNEIKNKMKQNKVSIAA from the coding sequence ATGAAGAACGCAGAAAAAAATGTCTTCCTAGGTGCCATCGATGAAATTCTGGAAGAACATTTCGAGCAGAAAAAGAATGAAGTGCCGGTTTTTGTAAGTCGTCATTTTAGCCTCGGCGAAGCATTGAAAATCCAACGACAATCTGTCTTGTTGGATTTGATTTTTTATCCCTTAAATGCTCTTTGGGCGATTCCTTTCTTAACTGCTAAAAAGGGGATCGAGATCGCGGATAAACTAGGGTGGTCCCAGGGGAATTCACTTATTAAAAAAGTTCCTGCTGGGTTTAAAACCCGCTATCAGAAGGTTTCTGAAAGAATATTGCTGGATGAACTCCTGGCCTCTTCGCAGGATGAGGTGTTTCAGAAACTGCAAAATCAACTGCAGCTTGAATCGCACTTTTCTGATGCCGAACTTACCCAGATAAAGAGAAAAATTACGGATCTTTATAAAGAAGAAGTCGATAAATTTTCTTCAGCTCAGGTGCTGGTGACGGATTTAATTACTACGGTACTTTCGTTGTGCGTGGGTAAGATGTTTTTTAATGATGGTGGCTTGGGAGTTACCGGCATGGGCTCAAAAATTGCTCGTAACGTCGCTAATAAAGATGCTGCAGATCACTTTGTTTTCGGTAAGAAATTAGGCTCCGCTTTTTATAATGTTTTTCCGGTGGCCCCGACGCAAACTCAAGTCGTGGCAGCTACATTGGGTGTGGGTGTGTTGCTGACGGTTTGTAGTATCGCGGTTGCGGTATTTAGTGATCCTTTGCGAAAAGCTTTGGGTATTCAGGATTATAAGCTGACATCCTTGGTTCAATCCTTAGAGCAAAATCTGTATGTCCTTTTGAAGAATGAAATTAAGAATAAAATGAAGCAAAATAAGGTCTCTATAGCGGCCTAA
- the glpK gene encoding glycerol kinase GlpK — protein sequence MSSSFIMAIDQGTTSSRVCIINQAGGLVSEARETFKQIFPKPGWVEHDPEDIWFTTQRSMRLAIEKANIKASAIKAIGITNQRETVMVWDKKSGKSVYNAIVWQCRRTQAQCEKLKKNKKEKMITAKTGLVLDPYFSATKIQWILANVKGAKERARNGELVAGTVDTYLLSRLTQGESHKTDVTNASRTMLMNIHTGWWDEELTKLFGVPESMLPEICPSNADFGTTRGLGFMPDGIPICGILGDQQSALFGQACYDVGESKCTFGTGSFLLLNTGKKAVKSKNRLLTTIAWKLKDGDMTYALEGGAFVCGAAVQWLRDGLGLFQQSSEIEALAKTVETTDGVEFVPALTGLGAPHWQPDARGVICGLTRGTTKAHIARATLEAMALQNVDILVTMEKDLGKKVRSVRVDGGAAANDLLMQMQADYTGVNVIRPKNLETTALGAAFMAGLGCGFWKDIKEIKKIWATDKEFKVKMSTKERNARKVRWQEALSRV from the coding sequence ATGTCTTCTAGTTTTATCATGGCGATTGATCAAGGAACAACCAGCTCCAGGGTTTGCATAATCAATCAAGCCGGAGGTCTCGTTTCTGAGGCTCGTGAAACCTTTAAGCAAATTTTTCCTAAACCAGGTTGGGTGGAACACGACCCTGAGGACATTTGGTTTACGACACAAAGATCGATGCGCCTGGCGATTGAAAAAGCGAATATCAAAGCTTCAGCGATCAAAGCCATCGGTATCACCAATCAACGTGAAACAGTGATGGTGTGGGATAAAAAATCGGGCAAATCCGTATACAACGCCATCGTTTGGCAGTGTCGCCGCACTCAAGCGCAGTGTGAAAAATTAAAGAAAAACAAAAAAGAGAAAATGATCACAGCGAAAACCGGTTTGGTGCTGGATCCGTATTTCTCGGCGACAAAAATTCAATGGATTCTCGCCAACGTCAAAGGGGCTAAAGAACGTGCTCGCAATGGCGAATTGGTGGCGGGTACTGTGGATACGTATTTGCTGTCGCGTTTGACTCAAGGTGAATCCCATAAAACGGATGTCACCAACGCTTCCCGTACGATGCTGATGAATATTCACACGGGATGGTGGGACGAAGAACTGACAAAGCTTTTTGGTGTGCCAGAAAGTATGCTTCCTGAAATTTGTCCTTCAAATGCTGATTTCGGTACCACTCGTGGTTTGGGTTTTATGCCCGATGGAATTCCTATTTGCGGAATCCTGGGTGATCAGCAGTCAGCTCTTTTTGGTCAGGCTTGTTATGATGTCGGCGAATCTAAATGTACTTTCGGTACGGGCAGTTTCCTTTTGCTGAATACGGGTAAAAAGGCTGTGAAATCTAAAAACAGATTGCTGACGACGATTGCCTGGAAGCTTAAAGACGGGGACATGACTTATGCCCTTGAAGGCGGTGCCTTTGTTTGCGGAGCTGCTGTTCAGTGGCTTCGGGATGGCTTGGGTTTGTTCCAACAATCTTCCGAAATTGAGGCGTTGGCAAAAACTGTTGAAACAACAGATGGTGTGGAGTTCGTTCCGGCTTTGACGGGTTTGGGGGCTCCTCACTGGCAACCTGACGCGCGCGGCGTGATTTGCGGTTTGACCCGCGGAACTACGAAGGCCCACATTGCGCGGGCGACTTTGGAAGCTATGGCATTGCAAAATGTGGATATCCTAGTCACCATGGAAAAAGACTTGGGTAAAAAAGTTCGCTCTGTGCGAGTGGATGGTGGGGCCGCTGCAAATGATCTGTTGATGCAGATGCAGGCGGATTATACCGGTGTGAATGTGATTCGCCCGAAAAATCTGGAAACAACAGCCTTGGGTGCCGCTTTTATGGCGGGACTGGGGTGTGGTTTCTGGAAAGACATTAAAGAGATCAAAAAAATCTGGGCAACTGACAAAGAATTTAAAGTTAAAATGTCTACCAAAGAACGCAATGCTCGCAAGGTTCGTTGGCAAGAGGCATTGAGCAGAGTTTAG
- the hutI gene encoding imidazolonepropionase translates to MILIRDISTLLTMAGAASKEGRRVTEADLGISQKQAILIDKGVIQWIGPSGKVPKQFAKSKIKEVSAKGLTVLPGFIECHTHLIYAGNRAAEFELRNNGVSYQEIAAKGGGILSTMKNTRQSSVAELARTGQERLDHFVSQGVTTVEIKSGYALNLKDEMKVLQSVQKLEGARTVATFLGAHALPPEFKTYESYLLHLGEVVLPEVKKKKLASRVDVFIEKGFFPLAESEKYLRRAQELGFDVLIHADQMTLSGGADLAVKLGALSGDHLLQITGKEIKNLANSNVTCVLLPTADLYTKTNYPKAKELIEAGARVALATDFNPGTSPTQELNLVGLLARLEMKMTLPQVLSAYTVGAAHALNLHKEIGSLEVGKSADVLCIDQSWDCLFYSVGERPKKLVFSRGKKIFDSLK, encoded by the coding sequence ATGATTTTAATTCGCGACATTTCGACTTTACTGACGATGGCAGGGGCGGCTTCTAAAGAAGGTCGTCGTGTGACCGAAGCTGATTTGGGAATCTCTCAAAAGCAGGCGATCTTAATCGATAAAGGCGTGATCCAATGGATCGGTCCTTCTGGTAAAGTTCCAAAACAGTTTGCGAAATCTAAAATCAAAGAAGTGAGCGCCAAAGGTCTGACAGTGTTGCCGGGCTTTATCGAGTGCCACACGCATTTGATTTACGCGGGCAATCGTGCGGCTGAGTTTGAACTGCGCAACAATGGGGTTTCTTATCAAGAAATTGCTGCCAAGGGTGGCGGCATTTTGTCGACGATGAAAAACACGCGTCAATCTTCTGTCGCGGAACTTGCACGCACGGGGCAAGAACGCCTGGATCACTTTGTTTCTCAAGGTGTGACGACGGTGGAAATCAAATCTGGTTATGCATTGAACTTAAAAGATGAAATGAAGGTTCTGCAGAGTGTGCAAAAGCTTGAGGGCGCGCGCACAGTCGCGACTTTCCTGGGGGCCCATGCGCTGCCTCCGGAGTTTAAAACTTACGAAAGTTATCTGCTGCATCTAGGTGAGGTGGTTTTACCTGAAGTTAAGAAAAAGAAACTCGCTTCACGCGTGGATGTCTTTATTGAAAAGGGATTTTTCCCTTTGGCTGAATCTGAAAAATACCTACGCCGAGCTCAAGAGCTGGGCTTTGATGTTTTGATTCATGCGGATCAAATGACATTGTCGGGCGGGGCTGATCTTGCTGTAAAGCTGGGTGCCTTGTCAGGTGACCATCTTTTGCAAATCACAGGCAAAGAAATCAAGAATCTTGCAAACTCCAATGTCACTTGTGTGCTGCTTCCGACAGCGGATCTTTATACCAAAACGAATTATCCCAAAGCCAAAGAGTTGATCGAGGCAGGGGCCCGTGTGGCGCTTGCGACCGATTTTAATCCCGGCACTTCTCCAACTCAAGAATTGAACTTGGTGGGGTTGTTGGCACGACTTGAAATGAAGATGACTCTGCCACAGGTGCTATCGGCATACACGGTCGGGGCAGCTCACGCTTTGAATCTGCATAAAGAGATCGGTTCATTAGAGGTTGGCAAGTCTGCTGATGTTTTGTGCATCGATCAGAGCTGGGATTGCCTGTTCTACTCGGTGGGTGAACGTCCGAAGAAGCTTGTTTTCTCTCGAGGAAAGAAGATTTTCGACAGTCTTAAATAA
- a CDS encoding sugar O-acetyltransferase has protein sequence MMTEKDKMLAGELYVADAALQAEQVLVQQRVLEYNQSNPADTEKRTALLQDIFDDVGERVTVRPPFHVDYGSNTSIGARTFINFNAVFLDCNKITIGEDCQIAPGVQFYTATHPLDSKTRKSGLESAHPITIGNNVWLGGNVIICPGITIGDNTVVGAGSVVTKSLPANVLAVGNPAKVIRELR, from the coding sequence ATGATGACTGAAAAAGATAAAATGTTGGCCGGTGAGTTGTACGTCGCGGATGCGGCCCTTCAGGCCGAGCAAGTTTTGGTACAACAACGAGTTTTGGAATACAACCAATCAAATCCAGCCGACACAGAAAAACGCACAGCACTCTTGCAAGATATCTTTGATGACGTGGGCGAAAGGGTGACTGTACGCCCACCGTTTCACGTGGATTACGGCAGTAACACCTCCATCGGGGCTCGTACTTTCATCAATTTCAATGCAGTATTTTTGGACTGTAATAAAATCACCATCGGTGAGGACTGTCAGATTGCTCCGGGTGTGCAATTCTATACGGCGACTCATCCGTTGGATTCTAAAACGCGCAAAAGCGGGCTGGAATCAGCGCATCCCATTACTATTGGGAATAACGTCTGGTTAGGTGGCAATGTCATCATCTGCCCGGGCATCACTATCGGTGATAACACCGTGGTGGGGGCTGGGTCTGTGGTCACTAAGAGCCTTCCGGCGAATGTGTTGGCCGTGGGAAATCCTGCAAAGGTAATTAGAGAGCTGCGCTAA